From one Streptomyces sp. R41 genomic stretch:
- a CDS encoding biotin--[acetyl-CoA-carboxylase] ligase, which produces MTPRDASDANDNRWSDLDRPPLNEASLRRALVREDGLWRDVEVVQRTGSTNSDLVALATEGKADEGVVLVAEEQNAGRGRLDRQWTAPARSGLFFSVLLKPTQVPVERWGWLPLLTGVAVATGLSRAAGVDTALKWPNDLLVTVGEEERKTGGILAERAGTDAVVVGIGINVTLREDELPVPGAGSLALAGAVSTDRDTVLRAVLRSLEQWYERWRGVGGDPAASGLQETYAAGCATLGRVVRAELPGGRAITGEAVAVDGDGRLVIATGEGVQEPVGAGDVVHLRAV; this is translated from the coding sequence ATGACGCCGCGAGATGCATCAGACGCGAACGACAATCGCTGGTCCGACCTGGACCGTCCGCCGCTGAACGAGGCCTCATTGCGCCGGGCGCTGGTCCGCGAGGACGGGCTCTGGCGCGATGTCGAGGTGGTCCAGCGCACCGGGTCCACCAACTCCGACCTCGTCGCCCTCGCCACCGAAGGGAAGGCGGACGAGGGCGTGGTCCTCGTCGCCGAGGAACAGAACGCCGGGCGCGGCCGCCTCGACCGCCAGTGGACGGCGCCCGCCCGCTCCGGCCTCTTCTTCTCCGTCCTGCTCAAGCCCACCCAGGTCCCCGTCGAACGCTGGGGCTGGCTGCCGCTGCTCACCGGCGTCGCCGTCGCGACGGGCCTCTCGCGCGCCGCCGGCGTCGACACGGCACTCAAGTGGCCCAACGACCTGCTGGTGACCGTGGGTGAGGAGGAGCGGAAGACCGGGGGCATCCTCGCGGAGCGGGCGGGCACCGATGCCGTGGTCGTCGGCATCGGCATCAACGTCACTCTCCGCGAGGACGAACTCCCCGTGCCCGGGGCCGGATCCCTCGCCCTCGCGGGCGCGGTGAGCACGGACCGCGACACCGTGCTGCGGGCCGTGCTCCGCTCCCTCGAGCAGTGGTACGAGCGCTGGCGCGGCGTCGGGGGCGACCCTGCCGCGTCCGGCCTCCAGGAGACGTACGCCGCCGGGTGCGCGACGCTCGGACGGGTGGTCCGGGCCGAGCTGCCCGGGGGCCGGGCGATCACCGGGGAGGCGGTGGCCGTGGACGGGGACGGGCGCCTGGTCATCGCTACCGGGGAGGGTGTGCAGGAGCCGGTGGGGGCGGGAGATGTGGTGCACCTGCGGGCGGTGTGA
- a CDS encoding cold-shock protein — protein MATGTVKWFNSEKGFGFIEQDGGGPDVFAHYSNIASNGFRELLEGQKVSFDVAQGQKGLQAENIVPA, from the coding sequence ATGGCTACAGGCACCGTGAAGTGGTTCAACTCGGAAAAGGGCTTCGGCTTCATCGAGCAGGACGGCGGCGGCCCCGACGTCTTCGCCCACTACTCGAACATCGCCAGCAACGGCTTCCGTGAGCTGCTTGAGGGCCAGAAGGTCTCGTTCGACGTCGCGCAGGGCCAGAAGGGCCTGCAGGCGGAGAACATCGTCCCCGCCTGA
- a CDS encoding diguanylate cyclase encodes MGEDRRLRAVVALAQGMAAAHTPRESWRAAALGACHALAGSFAALSVWERELGRLRVLVNVGERAEDEDEFPDGEAYPVHQFPEITEFLHERWAGGGGPNAWVETADGPAGGHAGYCHQRVAALRRRGRGCCVVAPIVLHGRAWGELYVARPAGAPVYDPADADFATVLASVVAAGIAQTERLEEARRLAFTDALTGLANRRAVDVRLDEAVERHKGDGVVVSLVVCDLNGLKRVNDTRGHAVGDRLLERFGSVLSLCGAMLPGTLAARLGGDEFCLLAVGPAADEVVRIADELCRRAAELELGEGVACGVASTEDPIGPVRSARRLFRLADAAQYRAKAVRAAKPVVAGREGPDDPVVRLADAPSPTEGERRRFRGRHEPRP; translated from the coding sequence ATGGGTGAGGACAGACGGCTGAGGGCCGTGGTGGCGCTGGCGCAGGGGATGGCGGCGGCACACACCCCGCGCGAGTCGTGGCGAGCCGCGGCGCTCGGCGCGTGCCACGCGCTCGCCGGAAGCTTCGCCGCGCTCTCCGTGTGGGAGCGGGAACTCGGCCGGCTGCGGGTGCTCGTCAACGTGGGTGAGCGGGCCGAGGACGAGGACGAGTTCCCCGACGGGGAGGCCTACCCCGTGCACCAGTTTCCGGAGATCACCGAGTTCCTGCACGAACGCTGGGCCGGGGGCGGCGGACCCAACGCCTGGGTGGAGACGGCGGACGGCCCGGCGGGGGGCCACGCCGGGTACTGCCATCAACGCGTCGCCGCCCTGCGCCGCCGCGGTCGCGGCTGCTGTGTCGTCGCGCCGATCGTCCTGCACGGCCGCGCGTGGGGCGAGCTGTATGTGGCACGCCCGGCCGGGGCCCCCGTCTACGACCCTGCGGACGCCGACTTCGCGACCGTCCTCGCCTCCGTCGTCGCGGCCGGGATCGCCCAGACCGAGCGTCTGGAGGAGGCCCGGCGGCTGGCCTTCACGGACGCCCTCACCGGGCTCGCCAACCGCCGTGCCGTGGACGTCCGCCTCGACGAGGCCGTCGAGCGGCACAAGGGCGACGGGGTCGTGGTCAGTCTCGTCGTCTGCGACCTCAATGGGCTCAAGCGGGTCAACGACACCCGCGGGCACGCGGTCGGCGACCGGCTCCTCGAGCGGTTCGGATCGGTGCTGTCCCTGTGCGGGGCCATGCTCCCGGGCACCCTCGCGGCCCGTCTCGGCGGTGACGAGTTCTGCCTGCTGGCGGTGGGCCCGGCGGCGGACGAGGTCGTCCGTATCGCCGACGAACTCTGCCGCCGCGCCGCCGAGTTGGAGCTGGGGGAGGGAGTGGCGTGCGGGGTCGCCTCGACCGAGGACCCGATCGGGCCCGTGCGTTCGGCGCGGCGGCTCTTCCGGCTGGCCGACGCCGCCCAGTACCGGGCCAAGGCCGTGCGCGCGGCGAAGCCCGTGGTCGCCGGGCGCGAGGGCCCCGACGATCCGGTCGTACGCCTCGCGGACGCGCCGTCGCCCACGGAAGGCGAGCGCCGCCGCTTCCGCGGACGCCATGAGCCCCGTCCGTGA
- a CDS encoding enoyl-CoA hydratase/isomerase family protein: MAEQGDERRFGEFVVVRRHAYVAELALDRPKAMNAVSTDMARSIAGACEALAADRDVRVVVLTSTHERAFCVGADLKERNSFTDADLVRQRPVARGAYTGVLELPMPTVAAVHGFALGGGFELALSCDLIVADRTAVVGLPEVSVGVIPGGGGTQLLPRRVGAARAAELIFSARRLEAVEARELGLVDELVDAGRDRAEALALAARIAANSPVGLRAAKRALRLGQGLDLRAGLEVEDAAWRSVAFSGDRAEGVAAFNEKRKPEWPAE; encoded by the coding sequence ATGGCGGAGCAAGGGGACGAGCGGCGGTTCGGGGAGTTCGTCGTCGTACGGCGGCACGCGTACGTCGCGGAGCTCGCCCTCGACCGGCCCAAGGCCATGAACGCCGTGTCCACGGACATGGCCCGGTCCATCGCCGGTGCCTGCGAGGCGCTCGCCGCCGACCGCGACGTACGCGTGGTCGTGCTGACCTCCACCCATGAGCGCGCCTTCTGTGTCGGCGCCGACCTGAAGGAGCGCAACTCGTTCACCGACGCCGACCTGGTGCGGCAGCGCCCGGTCGCGCGGGGCGCGTACACCGGGGTCCTGGAGCTGCCCATGCCGACCGTGGCCGCCGTGCACGGCTTCGCGCTGGGCGGCGGGTTCGAGCTGGCGCTGTCGTGCGACCTGATCGTGGCCGACCGTACGGCGGTCGTCGGGCTGCCCGAGGTGTCCGTCGGAGTGATCCCCGGAGGGGGCGGTACGCAGCTGCTGCCCCGCCGGGTCGGGGCCGCGCGGGCGGCCGAGCTCATCTTCTCGGCGCGGCGGCTGGAGGCGGTCGAGGCGCGGGAGTTGGGGCTCGTGGATGAGCTCGTGGACGCGGGGCGGGACAGGGCGGAGGCCCTCGCGCTCGCCGCGCGGATCGCCGCGAACTCGCCCGTCGGGCTGCGGGCGGCCAAGCGTGCGCTCCGTCTCGGGCAGGGCCTCGACCTCCGTGCGGGGCTCGAGGTCGAGGACGCCGCGTGGCGATCCGTCGCGTTCTCGGGGGACCGGGCGGAGGGCGTCGCCGCCTTCAACGAGAAGCGCAAGCCGGAGTGGCCGGCGGAGTAG
- a CDS encoding Ig-like domain-containing protein encodes MEKRVMTDSKRRKGLMAASALLGGVLVLSACSGGSDKASASDGGDSTSQAKVDEAAAKKTSEAQIKITPKDGSDNASINNGAAVTVSKGTLTSVTMQTAAGTAVAGQISADKKSWKPSGQLARATTYKIAAEAKDSAGRTAHENTSFTTVSPANSFIGNFTPEDGSTVGVGMPVSINFDKAITNKSAVQKGITVSSSSGQEVVGHWFNANRLDFRPENYWTGGSTVTLKLNLDGVEGASGVYGVQQKTVTFKIGRNQVSIVDAQTKTMKVTQDGKVIKTIPISAGAPDHTTYQGQMVISEKFKETRMDGSTVGFTNDDGKGEYDIKDVPHAMRLSNSGTFIHGNYWGAKSIFGAVNTSHGCVGLSDTKGAGDANTPAAWFYNHSLIGDVVVVKNTGDKTIAPDNGLNGWNLDWAAWKAGSAA; translated from the coding sequence ATGGAGAAGCGTGTGATGACGGACAGTAAGCGGCGCAAGGGTCTGATGGCCGCGTCCGCACTGCTCGGCGGGGTGCTGGTGCTCTCTGCGTGCAGCGGAGGCAGCGACAAGGCCAGCGCGTCGGACGGCGGCGACAGCACGTCGCAGGCCAAGGTCGACGAGGCCGCGGCCAAGAAGACCTCCGAGGCCCAGATCAAGATCACGCCCAAGGACGGCTCCGACAACGCCTCGATCAACAACGGCGCGGCGGTCACCGTGAGCAAGGGCACGCTCACGTCCGTCACGATGCAGACCGCGGCCGGCACCGCCGTCGCCGGTCAGATATCCGCCGACAAGAAGAGCTGGAAGCCCTCCGGCCAGCTCGCGCGGGCCACCACGTACAAGATCGCTGCCGAGGCCAAGGACTCCGCGGGCCGCACCGCCCATGAGAACACCTCGTTCACCACTGTCTCCCCGGCCAACAGCTTCATAGGCAACTTCACGCCGGAGGACGGCTCCACCGTCGGCGTCGGCATGCCGGTGTCGATCAACTTCGACAAGGCGATCACGAACAAGTCCGCGGTGCAGAAGGGGATCACCGTCTCCTCCAGCAGCGGCCAGGAGGTCGTCGGGCACTGGTTCAACGCCAACCGCCTGGACTTCCGCCCCGAGAACTACTGGACCGGCGGCTCCACCGTCACCCTCAAGCTGAACCTCGACGGCGTCGAGGGCGCGAGCGGTGTGTACGGCGTGCAGCAGAAGACGGTCACCTTCAAGATCGGCCGCAACCAGGTCTCCATCGTCGACGCCCAGACCAAGACGATGAAGGTCACCCAGGACGGCAAGGTCATCAAGACCATCCCGATCTCCGCGGGCGCTCCGGACCACACGACGTACCAGGGCCAGATGGTGATCTCCGAGAAGTTCAAGGAGACCCGGATGGACGGCTCGACGGTCGGCTTCACGAACGACGACGGCAAGGGCGAGTACGACATCAAGGACGTACCGCACGCCATGCGCCTGTCGAACTCCGGGACCTTCATCCACGGCAACTACTGGGGCGCCAAGTCCATCTTCGGCGCGGTGAACACCAGCCACGGCTGTGTCGGCCTGTCCGACACCAAGGGCGCGGGCGACGCGAACACGCCTGCCGCGTGGTTCTACAACCACTCGCTGATCGGTGACGTCGTGGTCGTCAAGAACACCGGCGACAAGACCATCGCCCCGGACAACGGCCTCAACGGCTGGAACCTGGACTGGGCGGCGTGGAAGGCCGGTTCGGCCGCGTAA
- the hutH gene encoding histidine ammonia-lyase, with the protein MHTVVVGTSGVTASDVLAVARHGARIELSDEAVAALAAAREIVDALAAKPEPVYGVSTGFGALATRHISPELRAQLQRNIVRSHAAGMGPRVEREVVRALMFLRLKTVCSGHTGVRPEVAQTMADVLNAGITPVVHEYGSLGCSGDLAPLSHCALTLMGEGDAEGPDGVVRPAGELLAEAGIAPVELREKEGLALLNGTDGMLGMLVMALADLETLYKSADVTAALSLEALLGTDKVLAPELHAIRPHPGQGASAANMLAVLKGSELTGHHQDGAPRVQDAYSVRCAPQVAGAGRDTLAHARTVAERELASAVDNPVVLPDGRVESNGNFHGAPVAYVLDFLAIAAADLGSIAERRTDRLLDKNRSHGLPPFLADDAGVDSGLMIAQYTQAALVSEMKRLAVPASADSIPSSAMQEDHVSMGWSAARKLRTAVDNLTRIVAIELYAATRAIELREGLTPAPASQAVIEAVRAAGVQGPGPDRFLAPDLEAADAFVRGGHVVTAVEPVTGPLA; encoded by the coding sequence ATGCACACTGTGGTGGTGGGGACGTCCGGGGTGACCGCGTCCGACGTTCTCGCCGTGGCGCGCCACGGCGCCCGGATCGAGCTCTCCGACGAGGCGGTGGCGGCCCTCGCCGCGGCCCGCGAGATCGTGGACGCGCTGGCGGCCAAGCCGGAGCCCGTCTACGGCGTCTCCACCGGTTTCGGCGCCCTCGCGACCCGGCACATCAGCCCGGAGCTGCGCGCCCAGCTGCAGCGCAACATCGTCCGCTCGCACGCCGCCGGCATGGGCCCGCGCGTGGAGCGCGAGGTCGTCCGTGCGCTGATGTTCCTGCGGCTCAAGACCGTCTGCTCCGGGCACACGGGCGTGCGGCCCGAGGTCGCGCAGACCATGGCGGACGTCCTCAACGCCGGTATCACCCCGGTCGTGCACGAGTACGGCTCGCTCGGCTGTTCCGGCGACCTGGCGCCGCTGTCCCACTGCGCGCTCACGCTCATGGGCGAGGGGGACGCGGAGGGCCCCGACGGTGTCGTACGGCCCGCGGGTGAGCTGCTCGCCGAGGCCGGCATCGCGCCCGTCGAGCTGCGCGAGAAGGAAGGCCTCGCCCTCCTCAACGGCACCGACGGCATGCTCGGCATGCTGGTCATGGCCCTCGCCGACCTGGAGACGCTCTACAAGTCGGCGGACGTCACCGCCGCCCTCTCCCTGGAAGCCCTCCTCGGGACGGACAAGGTCCTCGCGCCCGAGCTGCACGCCATCCGCCCGCACCCCGGGCAGGGTGCCAGCGCCGCCAACATGCTGGCCGTGCTGAAGGGTTCGGAGCTCACCGGGCACCACCAGGACGGCGCCCCGCGCGTCCAGGACGCCTACTCCGTGCGCTGCGCCCCGCAGGTCGCGGGCGCCGGCCGCGACACCCTCGCGCACGCCCGTACGGTCGCCGAGCGCGAGCTGGCCTCTGCGGTCGACAACCCGGTCGTGCTCCCCGACGGCCGCGTCGAGTCGAACGGCAACTTCCACGGCGCCCCGGTCGCGTACGTCCTCGACTTCCTCGCCATCGCCGCCGCGGACCTCGGCTCCATCGCCGAGCGCCGCACCGACCGCCTCCTCGACAAGAACCGCTCGCACGGCCTCCCGCCGTTCCTCGCGGACGACGCCGGTGTCGACTCGGGCCTGATGATCGCGCAGTACACGCAGGCCGCGCTGGTCAGCGAGATGAAGCGGCTCGCCGTACCGGCGTCCGCGGACTCCATCCCGTCCTCCGCGATGCAGGAGGACCACGTCTCCATGGGCTGGTCGGCGGCGCGCAAACTGCGCACGGCCGTGGACAACCTGACCCGGATCGTCGCGATCGAGCTGTACGCCGCCACCCGCGCGATCGAGCTGCGCGAGGGCCTGACCCCCGCCCCGGCGTCGCAGGCGGTCATCGAGGCCGTCCGCGCGGCCGGCGTCCAGGGCCCCGGCCCGGACCGCTTCCTCGCCCCCGACCTGGAGGCCGCGGACGCGTTCGTGCGCGGTGGCCACGTGGTGACGGCGGTGGAGCCGGTGACGGGTCCGCTGGCCTAG
- a CDS encoding adenylate/guanylate cyclase domain-containing protein, which yields MDVHPDPDSGGDPLALRLEGLILGAERRYTPFQAARSAGVSVELATRFWRAMGFADIGQAKALTEADVLALRRLSGLVEAGLLSEAMAVQVARSTGQTTARLAEWQMDSFLEGLTEPPEPGMTRTEVTYPIVELLLPELEEFLVYVWRRQLAASAGRVIQTADDEEMVDRRLAVGFADLVGFTRLTRRMEEEELGELVEAFETTAADLVAAHGGRLIKTLGDEVLYAADDAGIAAEIALRLIETMANDETMPELRVGIAFGTVTTRMGDVFGTTVNLASRLTSIAPRDAVLVDGAFAEELIHTGDAPASEADAAEAAAAAEKEGEEPPSYRFVLQPMWQRPVRGLGVIEPWLLARRDAES from the coding sequence GTGGACGTGCACCCCGACCCGGACTCCGGAGGCGACCCGCTGGCGCTGCGCCTGGAGGGGCTCATCCTCGGTGCGGAGCGCCGCTACACCCCCTTCCAGGCGGCCCGCAGCGCGGGCGTCTCCGTGGAGCTGGCCACCCGCTTCTGGCGGGCCATGGGCTTCGCCGACATCGGACAGGCCAAGGCGCTCACGGAGGCCGACGTGCTCGCGCTGCGCCGGCTCTCCGGCCTCGTCGAGGCGGGACTGCTCAGCGAGGCGATGGCCGTGCAGGTGGCCCGGTCCACCGGGCAGACCACCGCCCGGCTGGCCGAGTGGCAGATGGACTCCTTCCTGGAGGGGCTGACCGAGCCGCCCGAGCCGGGGATGACGCGCACCGAGGTGACGTACCCGATCGTCGAGCTGCTCCTGCCCGAGCTGGAGGAGTTCCTCGTCTACGTCTGGCGGCGCCAGCTCGCCGCCTCGGCCGGCCGGGTCATCCAGACCGCCGACGACGAGGAGATGGTCGACCGGCGCCTCGCCGTCGGCTTCGCCGACCTCGTCGGGTTCACGCGGCTGACCCGCCGCATGGAGGAGGAGGAGCTCGGCGAACTCGTCGAGGCCTTCGAGACGACCGCCGCCGACCTGGTCGCCGCGCACGGCGGGCGGCTCATCAAGACGCTCGGCGACGAGGTGCTGTACGCCGCAGACGACGCCGGCATCGCCGCCGAGATCGCGCTGCGGCTCATCGAGACGATGGCGAACGACGAGACGATGCCGGAGCTGCGCGTCGGCATCGCCTTCGGCACGGTGACCACACGGATGGGTGACGTGTTCGGCACCACCGTGAACCTGGCGAGCCGCCTCACGTCGATAGCGCCACGCGACGCGGTCCTGGTGGACGGCGCCTTCGCGGAGGAACTGATCCACACCGGGGACGCGCCCGCCTCCGAGGCGGATGCCGCCGAGGCCGCTGCCGCCGCGGAGAAGGAGGGCGAGGAACCGCCCTCCTACCGCTTCGTCCTCCAGCCGATGTGGCAGCGCCCGGTACGTGGCCTCGGAGTGATCGAACCCTGGCTGCTCGCCCGCCGGGACGCCGAGTCCTGA
- a CDS encoding DEAD/DEAH box helicase, translating to MTRSERPVRKRPANARGAQTGGSAKTGGSARSAGRNTGRGAGKGGARKVAPPQEFSLPETITPALPAVDSFDALDMPAALTKTLAAQGVTEPFPIQGATLPNSLAGRDVLGRGRTGSGKTLAFGLALLARTAGRRSESKAPLALVLVPTRELAQQVNDALTPYATAVNLRIATAVGGMSISRQAGALRRGAEVLVATPGRLKDLIERGDCSLGRVAITVLDEADQMADMGFMPQVTALLKQVEPDGQRLLFSATLDKNIDRLVRMFLTDPVVHSVDPSAGAVTTMEHHVLHVADETDKKAVALRIAARDGRVILFVDTKRGADRFTKRLLASGVRASALHGGRSQPQRNRTLDQFKNGLVTALVATNVAARGIHIDDLDLVVNVDPPTDHKDYLHRGGRTARAGESGSVVTLVLPEQKREMTRLMADAGITPRTARIKSGDEELARLTGAREPSGVPVVIEVPQPAEQPKQRPKSRRATGGGARRPSATGAGGAATGTATGRRTGGGGGATGRRTDTGGGAATARSGGRGRAPQRRTERGGQGGGGRRAA from the coding sequence ATGACTCGATCCGAACGTCCCGTCCGTAAGCGGCCGGCAAATGCACGCGGCGCCCAGACCGGCGGCTCCGCGAAGACCGGCGGCTCCGCGAGGAGCGCGGGCCGGAACACCGGCCGGGGCGCCGGCAAGGGCGGTGCCCGCAAGGTCGCGCCGCCGCAGGAGTTCTCGCTGCCCGAGACCATCACGCCCGCGCTGCCCGCCGTCGACTCCTTCGACGCGCTGGACATGCCGGCCGCGCTGACCAAGACCCTCGCCGCCCAGGGCGTCACCGAGCCCTTCCCGATCCAGGGCGCGACTCTGCCCAACTCCCTTGCCGGGCGCGACGTTCTCGGCCGGGGCCGCACCGGCTCCGGCAAGACGCTCGCCTTCGGGCTCGCCCTGCTGGCGCGCACCGCGGGCCGCCGGTCCGAGTCCAAGGCGCCGCTCGCCCTCGTCCTGGTGCCCACGCGTGAGCTCGCGCAGCAGGTCAACGACGCGCTGACGCCGTACGCCACCGCCGTCAACCTGCGCATCGCCACGGCCGTCGGCGGTATGTCGATCAGCAGGCAGGCCGGGGCGTTGCGACGCGGTGCCGAGGTCCTTGTGGCCACCCCCGGGCGGCTCAAGGACCTCATCGAGCGGGGCGACTGCTCCCTCGGCCGGGTCGCGATCACCGTGCTCGACGAGGCCGACCAGATGGCCGACATGGGCTTCATGCCGCAGGTCACGGCGCTGCTCAAGCAGGTCGAGCCGGACGGACAGCGGCTGCTGTTCTCGGCGACGCTCGACAAGAACATCGACCGGCTCGTGCGGATGTTCCTCACGGATCCCGTGGTGCACTCCGTCGACCCGTCGGCGGGCGCGGTGACCACCATGGAGCACCACGTGCTGCATGTCGCCGACGAGACCGACAAGAAGGCCGTCGCCCTGCGGATCGCGGCGCGCGACGGCCGGGTCATCCTCTTCGTGGACACCAAGCGCGGCGCCGACCGGTTCACCAAGCGGCTGCTCGCCAGCGGCGTACGGGCGTCCGCACTGCACGGCGGACGCAGCCAGCCGCAGCGCAACCGCACCCTCGACCAGTTCAAGAACGGTCTGGTCACCGCGCTCGTCGCCACCAACGTGGCGGCCCGCGGCATCCACATCGACGACCTGGATCTGGTCGTCAACGTCGATCCGCCGACCGACCACAAGGACTACCTGCACCGCGGCGGCCGTACGGCCCGCGCGGGGGAGTCCGGCAGCGTCGTCACCCTCGTACTGCCCGAGCAGAAGCGGGAGATGACCCGTCTGATGGCGGACGCCGGCATCACCCCGCGTACCGCCCGCATCAAGTCCGGCGACGAGGAGCTGGCCCGCCTCACCGGCGCCCGCGAGCCCTCCGGCGTGCCGGTGGTCATCGAGGTGCCGCAGCCTGCCGAGCAGCCGAAGCAGCGGCCCAAGTCCCGGCGCGCGACCGGGGGCGGGGCCAGGCGTCCGTCGGCCACCGGTGCGGGTGGCGCGGCCACCGGCACGGCCACAGGCCGCCGTACCGGTGGCGGCGGCGGTGCCACCGGCCGTCGTACCGACACCGGCGGCGGCGCGGCTACCGCCCGCTCGGGCGGCCGCGGGCGCGCCCCGCAGCGCCGCACGGAGCGTGGCGGACAGGGCGGCGGCGGACGCCGGGCCGCGTGA
- a CDS encoding DUF2625 family protein — MRDLTELTDVEEPAWPVLSEALDTSGVSMDVLPGDPAQGRSTLLQLQITARSWLGGMVLNCGGVVLDSGWVRIYGSPGAGASTGLPGASTDLPSLAEVNGFPERFDPAWRPFNGLVVGHDVLGGVFVMNGPDPEAAGRPGRPGEIVYFAPDSLRWEALEVGHGAWLHWLLSEGTDHFYDTLRWPGWRAESGALTGTQGLSVVPFLWSAEARRDMHSTSRRAVPLAEILSLHRDFALKLDSVDPGFLGNV, encoded by the coding sequence ATGCGAGACCTGACCGAGCTGACCGACGTCGAGGAACCTGCCTGGCCGGTGCTGTCCGAGGCACTCGACACCAGCGGGGTGTCCATGGACGTGCTGCCCGGCGACCCGGCACAGGGCCGCTCCACCCTGCTCCAACTGCAGATCACCGCGCGGTCCTGGCTGGGCGGGATGGTGCTCAACTGCGGTGGGGTGGTGCTGGACAGCGGGTGGGTGCGGATCTACGGGAGCCCGGGCGCCGGTGCGTCGACGGGGCTGCCGGGGGCGTCCACGGACCTGCCCAGCCTCGCCGAGGTCAACGGATTCCCCGAGCGGTTCGATCCCGCCTGGCGGCCCTTCAACGGGCTCGTCGTCGGCCATGACGTCCTCGGCGGGGTCTTCGTCATGAACGGGCCCGACCCGGAGGCTGCGGGCCGTCCCGGACGTCCCGGCGAGATCGTGTACTTCGCGCCGGACTCCCTGCGCTGGGAGGCCCTCGAAGTGGGCCACGGAGCCTGGCTCCACTGGCTCCTCAGCGAGGGCACGGATCACTTCTACGACACGTTGCGGTGGCCCGGCTGGCGCGCCGAGTCCGGTGCGCTGACCGGGACGCAGGGGCTGTCCGTCGTGCCCTTCCTGTGGTCGGCCGAGGCCCGCCGGGACATGCACTCGACCAGCCGCCGCGCGGTGCCACTGGCCGAGATCCTCAGCCTGCACCGGGACTTCGCCCTGAAGCTCGACTCGGTGGATCCGGGGTTCTTGGGCAACGTCTGA